AACTCTGAAATTCAAGAAAAAATAACGCCAAACCTCTAGAAACTATATACAATGACGCTTGCCTAAGATTCTTTAACTCCATGTCTGACCATGAGaacaaagaaattgaaaaactttatcTAAAGCCATTTATCCCTAAACGTTTGCCATGGCCTAGGTACTCAAAGCAAATAGATAAACTTGTCGCCTCACGAACGATAAAAAAGCCAAAACACCACCACTGATGCCACCTCAGCTCAACCCTGGCTCCAAGGCGCCAGCTCTTATTGCTGACAACTGTCACCAGACCTACAACAGGATCACTGAAAAGCAAGATGTTCTCAGAGCTAAGGAAGCGTCtatagctaaaaaaaaacccccgGCAAGCCTGCCCCCCCTTGGGCCAAACGAACAAATTCAATACACGGAAAATGAACTACTCGCTCTAAACATGGCTAGTCTGGAATCTGAGTTGCTCAAATAATTGATAACAGCACGAATAGCACTGATGCtctaaaaaaaaggaaaactgatACTGCACCCATGATGGTCCTAACTAACAATCACTCTAACACCAATACTAATACTTCTGCAAACATTCACTTACCTAATCATAACGAAATATGATTTCAGGCGGCCCCTGCAAAGCCAGAATCCTGCCCACTATTCAGCTTGTCCTGGCCTGGCCAGAGGGCCAGTCCAGTCGACAGCTGTGCCTCCAGTAGACGCGCCTCCTGCACTCTCTGCCTCGTTCTCAGCGTCTGCACCATCTCGTCCATCGTCCTGTCCAGATTTCCGCTCGCCTGATGCACCaatacctgaaaataaaacaaatctaaaaataaaaccaactaaaaagtACAAATACTCACCTGAAAATACACAACAGCAAACAGCAGCTCCTTGTCCAGCGTCGTATGCATCGTCTCATCTGCGTCGTCCAGAATCTCGTCAAGCTAGTCCGTCTGCAGCTCCTGTAtctgaaaatatattaaaattattatctaaatcagcaataaaacacaaaaactcacCTGAAAATCTACGtcagacagcagcagcatcgtcTGCGAATCCTCGTCCAGCATCTGGCCAATCATCTGGTCCATCTCGTCCTTCACTAGCGCCTGCacctggaaaaaaacacaaatcgtcagAAAAATCTCTCAATAATCACGTAAACTTACCTGCAAATTCTCTTCAGTCACCTGCAGCAACACCAGCTGGTCCTTCTGGCCCTCTACCCAAGGCTGCGcctgaaaataacaaaaaatcaacaaagaaacaagttaaaataactaaatacatatctaaaatCGAGCCCCAGCCGCTTTCGGATCCAACTGGAGCTCCTCCTGCTTCTTGTGCTGCATCACTTGGCCCGTCACCTGGTCCTAAACGTCATAAAGCTGCACCTGTAcctgaaaaaaatataaaaatgttaaaaatactACTAAACCAACCAATTATTCACCTGCCATACAAATGCCGCCAGCCGCAACACATTCTTCTATTCCAGACGCACCTGAAAACggagaaaaaacaaagttaaatTTAACTACAAATATTGGAAAAACTAAAAGCCAACAATACTCACCTAAAAACTCAACGCGGCCACCTGCATCCCATGGAGTCTAGGTAAGTACCTCGacctgaaaataaatataagcAAAACATCAACCTAAAAAATACTTACCTGCAAGCAGCTGTTCCCGTCCTAACAGCTTTACTCTGTCGTCGGTGGAGGTCTCCAGTGATGATTCAGCAGCCATGTTCctgtaaaataataataattaatttataatttccaATATTTGTTAATCTTATTGTCAAtattgtaaacacctatttattaagtaaaaatgataaagattagtttgtattaaTCGGATTatatctttgggttttgcgcaaatgcaacttgctcgttgcatcgccggaagagaagagagacgccgtctctcgacctatcgaggacttatcgctaacaatcgatacttattactcacaatcgatacttattactaacaatcgatacttattactaacaatcgatacttattactcacaatcgatacttattactcacaatcgatatatgcatgagcatttaacagactttaaataattggaatcttacaactcggccgtcctgacgaggaatcgacctcgattccaattggtaacaacggagggggtaaataagaatcttaagtggctgggggaggcggaagtggccggtgtgatggcggctgcggcagtcgatacggagggcactaaagcgggcatctcttcccatgcggtggtggcagcgggtacagcagtggcagcgggtgcagcggcggtggttacagcagtggcagcgggtgcagcggcggtgggtacagcagtggcagcgggtgcagcagtggcagcggcggcaggtaccgtaatggatgcgacagcagcggcggcgggtacagcggtggcggcggcggtgggtacagcagtggcagcgggtgcagcggcggtggttacagcagtggcagcgggtgcagcggcggtgggtacagcagtggcagcgggtgcagcagcggtgggtacagcagtggcagcggtggtgggtacagcagtggcagcgggtacagcagtggcagcgggtacagcagcgggtacagcagtggcgaATATAGCCGCAGCGgggccggcaggggcgagtatgacggcagttggcacagcaggagcgagtatggcagcagttggcccagcggcggcgggcccggcaggggcgaatgtggtatcagttagcccagcaggggctcgtatggcggcagttggcccagcagcggcgggcccggcagaggcgagtatatcagcagttgacccagcggcggcgggcccggcaggggcgagtatatcagcagttggcccagcgtcgGCGGGCTCGGCAgggcgagtatgtcagcggttggcccaccagcggcgggcccggcaggggcgaatgtggcatcagttagcccggcaggggctcgtatggcggcagttggcccagcagcagcgggcccggcagaggcgagtatatcagcagttggcccagcagtggcgggccggcaggggcgagtatatcagcagttggcccggcaggggcgagtgtggcggcagttggcccggcaggggcgaatgtggcatcagttagcccggcaggggctcgtatggcggcagttggcccagcagcagcgggcccggcagaggcgagtatctcagcagttggcccggcaggggcgagtgtggcggcagttgcccggcagggggggggggggggggggggggggggggggggggcagGGGCGGGctcggcaggggcgagtatatcagcagttggcccagcagcggcgggcccggcaggggcgcgtgtgtcagcagtcggcccagcagcggcgggcccggcaagggcgcgtgtgtcagcagtcggcacagcggttctcggtactgcagcggtagtcacagcagtgggtgcactaacagcggtgggcgtggaggcggccgtcctagatgtggaacgtgtggcgtgccgtgtcccgaaatatgtattctttcgggtggtcatcccacttctgagttgtaaacacctatttattaagtaaaaaagataaagattagtttgtattaaTCGGATTatatctttgggttttgcgcaaatgcaacttgctcgttgcatcgccggaagagaagagagacgccgtctctcgacctatccaggacttatcgctaaccatcgatacttattactcacaatcgatacttatttctaacaatcgatacttattactaacaatcgatacttattactaacaatcgatacttattactaacaatcgatacatatgcatgagtatttaacagactttaaataattggaatcttacaataTTTATACTTATGTCACATTTTTCTAAttgtttgtttacattttggaAATATATCGCCTTCTCTTTTCAGCCACATGCGCCGCCACCTGTTGCTGTATCGATTTCTTATCGAATAAGTATTGAGCAGCAACAGTGAGCGCACACGCAATAATGAGCACTCACTCCAGTGTTGCCCTAAAAATACCACAAAAAATGCCAGTTTCCCTACATTTCTCGCTCTAGCGCCCTATGCACTTCTCTACTTACCTCTATTAGTGCCCTCTGCACTCGCCTAATTCCCCCTATTAAGACCCCTTGCAcaggaaaattaaatttaaaattcttattgCTAAAAACTAATACTTACTTATGctaaatacttaaaactacTTACGCCATAATTatctctaaaaaaaaacactaaattCTAAATGTCATTgtctattttattattatacattCATTGTTAGTAATTAAATTAGTTTATAAGTTATTTTATATTGTCCCTTCCCTGCTGCTGTAACGGCCCTATTTTTAGATTTCTGTTTTATGTCTCTAGAAGATGAAAGGACAGGCGGATCAAACGCCATAATCTTAAAAAAATACGCCTGATGACACAAATTAATAGAAGATAATTATGCCTAAAAATATCCTAAAATTTTCAATCACGCccataaaatatttctattggACATTTGTATCTCactgttaattaacatttggACATCTCTCTGCCTCCAGTTACAGTGCAGTCTGGATTCAAGTTATGTTAATGAACTTAGCCGCAAATATAAATCTGTGAGAAATTTccaaattatattatatatatatgatattatatatattctagacCACTTTGGACTAGTCTTAAttcatttttcactttattatGCCTTCAGCACTTATTGTAAATTGCTGTATTTAATGACCCTTGTTATAGATTCTAAGGTCTTAGAATGAGAACAATAAAGGAGCCAATGGCCAGTCGGCCATTGGTGCTAGTTTGAGAATTCGCctcaacacaaagaaaaaaaacaaagaaaaaagctccgctataaattgttaaaaatatatagtaaaagtgggaattaattgcccaaataaatcttaaaaatagtgTTTCAAGGCTCTTCACTAGTGTGCCACGGAAAATTGCCAATTTCCTagctaattatttaaataaatgacaatttaatatttttgtgttgttataaCCTAAAATGATTTATGTAAGAGGCTGGCAATCGAAACAATTTTTTCACTTGggtatgtattagtgtatatacatacccCTAAGTTCTCTCTCAGCCCTTTTATACataacacatatacacacacacacaagggAAGGCGGTGACACACAGTTTTTCTTCTCACCAAGTACGGTCGCGTAGTTCAAGTCGTTCCGAAATCTCGTCAAATAAAGGAGCTTCCTGAGACCTGAGAATATACACAATTGTTAACCAGAGTCGGTTAGGGGTGGTGCTACGTACCCAAACACCTGCGGGCTCAATCGGGAGCCACTACTCCACCTGGCTCACCTTCATATTTCGTAGTTCGATAGCATCAGCTGTTCAGCAGTGTTGGTCAACGTATTCGGACACAGCTGATACGGGTAGCAGACCTGTAAGCTTACAGCCCGTAACAGCGTACATAAGCGGTGCATGCTTTCAGGCTGCACCATTTGGCGAtcgttggaatttttaaaattttctaaatttcgaATCTACTGAATCTATAGATTGATAACGGCCAGCATTGGCCCCTGCCGCTGTGGCAATGCCGGTCAGTCAAATGGAGTACGAAGAGGATGGGCAAAGGGCTTCTGTCAATGGTGAAAAAGTCAGGTGAGCTAGCTAAAGCACTGCGAAACGCCAGATATGTAAATAATGACATGAAGGACCAAGCCCAGCAAGTCTTGCGTTAAACAAGTCTGCGCTCTCAGCATTCGCAATCCTCAAAAAAATGGAGAATACCACGAATGTGCAGACACAGTGGACACCACAAGAAAGCAGCAGGACAAAATTGGCAGACCGAAAAGCTTCTCACAAAGGTACACGGGCAAATAAGACCCAGAACAATGCACAGCAAGGTCACAAAGCCTCAGCTCCCCAAGTTCAACCAGAATGGAAAACTGTGGagtctaaaacaaaaagaaaggctCAGTTAAAGCATAGACCAGATGCTATTATTCTGCATAGCACTGAAGGGGTCTCATATAGCGATATGCTCAAAATGGTAACTAGAAGCCaagatgaaaaaattaaagccGTTGGAGGAAATGTTACCAAGGTGAGGCGCACAGCGAATGGCGACTTACTCCTCGAGCTAAGTAAGGGAAGAGCAGATAACCTTCATAAGCTAAAAGAAGATATTGGCAATGTGCTGGGCGCCAAGTTCGAAACTCGCGCTCTCACAGATAATATAAGGCTGGAAATACTGGACCTAGACAACGAGACAACCGTAGAAGAGATAGTAGCAGCCTTTCTACCAAGTTGAAAATTGACCGAGCCAGGCGCTGTCAAAAGTCTCCGCCCATCATACCGTGATACCCAGAAAGCGCTCATATATGTTCCGGCAACAACCGCAGAGACAATCCTCAAGGCCAATAAGATTACGGTGGCATAGTCAGTGTGCCGAATCAGAATTAATAATGCCCCAGTTAGATTCTACAAGTGCCTAAAAACTGGCCATGTCGCTGCCAAATGTAATAGCGACGTTGACAGAAGTGGCTGGTGCTTAAAATGCGGAACCAGCGGTCATAAAATTCGGGACTGCTGTAACGAGGCCAAATGTTTTCTATGTGCAGCAGAAGGACTGACTTCACTCTCACATGTAGCTGGCAGCCAGAGATGCCCGTCCGCAAACGGGCGGTCATCCAACGAGACCCGTAAGCACAATAATGATGATTAAGTTTATCCAGCTTAATCTAAATCATTGCTGGGCAGCCCATGAGCTGCTATCACAGACAGTGGGTGAGTCTAGAACAGACATAGCCATTATAAGCGAACCTTTTAAGGCCAGAACTGGAAATAACTGGTCCTGCAGTATTTCTGGGAAGGCAGCGATCTGGGCTTGTGGAACGCCATCACTATTGCAGCGTTCCGTGCTAAACAAGGAGCACTATGTCAGGGCAAACATAAGCGGCCACTGGGTCTACAGCTGCTACTTGCCACCAAGTCTGAATATCCAAAGCTTCAGCGATGCCTTAGACGATCTCGAGCAGACGCACGTACCCGCAGCCCAGTTATTATAGCTGGGGACTTCAACGCCTGGGCTGTTGAATGGGGTAGCAGTCTAACCAATGCCAAAGGGAGAGCACTTTTAGAGGCATTTGCAACACTTGATATAGCTTTGCTTAACGTAGGATTCCAAAATACCTTCAATAGAGCGGGACTCGGCTCAGTAATAGACCTGACTTTCGTCAGTGAAAGTCTTTATAGGTCAACTAGCTGAGCAATTGCTAATGTATATACTGCAAGCGACCATGAAGCCATACATTTTTCGGTCGGGGAAGCACAACTTGCACCTGCAAGACTTCCTAGCATCGATAAAGGCTACAAGTCCGAAACATTGAACGTGCAGGTATTTTCAGCATTAATTGAGAGGGCCCAATTCTCGCGGAACTCGGCTGGCGTGATGGCCGAACAGCTCTATAGCAACCTGGACGCAGCCTGCAGTGCAAGCATGACGCAAATAAAGAATTATAGAAGACATCATCAACCTGTATTCGAAGTGGATGCGGGATTGCGTCAATCGGCACCGGAATCGACCGAGAATGAGCGATATTTGCAACAATATCAAGAGGAACTGAGACAGCAGTACCTccaggaggaggagaagcGACAACAGCAAATTGAGCAACATCGCCAGCAGCAAAATGAGCAAATGCAACGACAACGCCGTCAATATCAAGACCGAGAGCTGGATCTACTGGAACAGATGCAACAGCGACCAAACAATCCACTGCAGCAACAGATTCCCGAATGGGCCAGACAGGATGATCAGAATTCGTATAATCCATATAATACACGTCAATTGTACAGTAGCCTCATCCCAGAGGAGGATGAAATTCGTGAAAATCGACAGCGTCTGCAGTGGCAGCAACAGCTTTTCGATGACTATGAGCAGCAACCACCGACTGATTATATTGTTGCCAATTCACATATGAATCAGCGTCCCCAGCAGGAGAATCACCGGGAGCGCCGTCAAGAGGAGCGCCGTCAagaggagcgtcgtgagcgGGAGCGCCAACATCGCGAACGTCTCCATCAGAAACGTATCCATCAGGAACGTCTCCAATGGGAACGCCGTCAAAtgcaggagcgtcgtgagcaggagcgtcgtgagcaggagcttCGTGAACAGGAGCGTCATGAGCGGGAACGTCTCCATTGGGAACgccgtcgtgagcaggagcgccgTGAGCTGGAACGTagtgagcaggagcgtcgtgagcaggagcgtcgtgagcaggagcgtcgtgagcaggagcgtcgtgagcaggaacgccgtgagcaggagcgccgtgagcaggagcgtcgtgagcaggagcgccTTGAGGAGGAGcgccgtgagcaggagcgccgTGAGCAGGGGC
This portion of the Drosophila willistoni isolate 14030-0811.24 unplaced genomic scaffold, UCI_dwil_1.1 Seg29.1, whole genome shotgun sequence genome encodes:
- the LOC124461258 gene encoding trichohyalin-like, with the protein product MMIKFIQLNLNHCWAAHELLSQTVGESRTDIAIISEPFKARTGNNWSCSISGKAAIWACGTPSLLQRSVLNKEHYVRANISGHWVYSCYLPPSLNIQSFSDALDDLEQTHVFSALIERAQFSRNSAGVMAEQLYSNLDAACSASMTQIKNYRRHHQPVFEVDAGLRQSAPESTENERYLQQYQEELRQQYLQEEEKRQQQIEQHRQQQNEQMQRQRRQYQDRELDLLEQMQQRPNNPLQQQIPEWARQDDQNSYNPYNTRQLYSSLIPEEDEIRENRQRLQWQQQLFDDYEQQPPTDYIVANSHMNQRPQQENHRERRQEERRQEERRERERQHRERLHQKRIHQERLQWERRQMQERREQERREQELREQERHERERLHWERRREQERRELERSEQERR